In a genomic window of Gossypium arboreum isolate Shixiya-1 chromosome 7, ASM2569848v2, whole genome shotgun sequence:
- the LOC108481628 gene encoding mitochondrial import receptor subunit TOM9-2-like, which produces MAAQPRRGGISLPERSSASKPHSNILARITSSPIVSRGKQAASDAAFVSKKLLRSTGKAAWIAGTTFLILFVPLIIEMDREQQFNELELQQASLLGAPPTAPARS; this is translated from the coding sequence ATGGCGGCCCAACCCAGACGAGGCGGAATTTCCCTACCCGAGAGATCATCCGCCTCCAAACCCCATTCCAACATTCTCGCCAGGATCACTTCTTCCCCCATTGTTTCCCGTGGTAAGCAAGCGGCCTCTGATGCTGCTTTCGTCTCCAAGAAACTCCTCCGTAGCACCGGCAAAGCCGCTTGGATCGCCGGAACTACCTTCTTGATCTTATTTGTCCCTTTGATCATTGAGATGGACCGCGAGCAGCAGTTCAATGAACTCGAGCTCCAGCAAGCGAGTCTCCTCGGTGCCCCACCCACTGCACCTGCACGCTCTTGA
- the LOC108470231 gene encoding plasmodesmata-located protein 1-like isoform X1, with protein MGLPRKSLSLLFVSLFSVTIFSGGSFTFFTIAADDTNLVFKGCANQKFQDPSGVYLQNLKNLMSTLVSQSSQKTFSTTSSGEDPYAIMGLYQCRGDLTPSQCYTCVSKIPEMSDKLCGSAVAARVQLTGCYLKYEVVGFKQVPGTEFLYKVCGSSRAGGTEFESRRDAAFNMAENGVKSGDGGSGSSLFYTGTYQSVYVLGQCEGDLAASDCGNCVKTAFETAKDDCGDSVSGQVYLHKCYISYSYYSNGVPTISSPSATGAGTGTRQHAQRTVAIAVGGVAALGFIIVCLMFLKSVFKKRRSKS; from the exons ATGGGTTTACCCAGAAAGTCCCTCTCTTTGCTCTTTGTTTCATTGTTTTCAGTCACAATCTTTAGTGGTGGGTCTTTTACTTTCTTTACCATAGCTGCAGATGATACCAACTTGGTCTTTAAGGGCTGTGCAAACCAGAAATTTCAAGACCCATCAGGGGTTTACTTACAGAACCTCAAAAACCTTATGTCAACTTTGGTTTCACAGTCATCACAGAAAACATTCTCCACCACAAGCTCTGGTGAGGATCCATATGCAATCATGGGTCTTTACCAATGCAGGGGAGACCTCACACCAAGCCAGTGTTACACCTGCGTGAGCAAGATCCCAGAAATGAGTGATAAACTTTGTGGTTCAGCTGTTGCTGCCAGGGTTCAGCTGACTGGATGTTACCTAAAGTACGAAGTTGTTGGGTTCAAACAGGTTCCAGGGACTGAGTTTTTGTACAAGGTTTGTGGGTCATCTCGGGCAGGAGGGACTGAGTTTGAGAGCAGGAGAGACGCCGCTTTCAACATGGCGGAAAATGGTGTAAAAAGTGGCGATGGTGGTAGTGGGAGCAGCTTGTTTTACACCGGAACTTATCAGTCTGTTTATGTTTTGGGGCAGTGTGAAGGTGATTTGGCTGCAAGTGATTGTGGGAATTGTGTGAAAACTGCTTTCGAGACTGCTAAAGATGATTGTGGTGACTCAGTTTCAGGACAGGTTTACTTGCACAAGTGTTATATTAGTTATAGCTACTATTCTAATGGTGTTCCAACCATATCCTCACCTTCAG CGACAGGGGCAGGGACAGGGACAAGGCAACATGCTCAGAGGACAGTGGCAATCGCAGTAGGAGGAGTGGCAGCTTTGGGGTTCATTATCGTTTGTCTCATGTTTCTCAAATCAGTGTTTAAGAAACGGAGGAGTAAATCTTAA
- the LOC108470231 gene encoding plasmodesmata-located protein 1-like isoform X2, which translates to MGLPRKSLSLLFVSLFSVTIFSGGSFTFFTIAADDTNLVFKGCANQKFQDPSGVYLQNLKNLMSTLVSQSSQKTFSTTSSGEDPYAIMGLYQCRGDLTPSQCYTCVSKIPEMSDKLCGSAVAARVQLTGCYLKYEVVGFKQVPGTEFLYKVCGSSRAGGTEFESRRDAAFNMAENGVKSGDGGSGSSLFYTGTYQSVYVLGQCEGDLAASDCGNCVKTAFETAKDDCGDSVSGQVYLHKCYISYSYYSNGVPTISSPSGAGTGTRQHAQRTVAIAVGGVAALGFIIVCLMFLKSVFKKRRSKS; encoded by the exons ATGGGTTTACCCAGAAAGTCCCTCTCTTTGCTCTTTGTTTCATTGTTTTCAGTCACAATCTTTAGTGGTGGGTCTTTTACTTTCTTTACCATAGCTGCAGATGATACCAACTTGGTCTTTAAGGGCTGTGCAAACCAGAAATTTCAAGACCCATCAGGGGTTTACTTACAGAACCTCAAAAACCTTATGTCAACTTTGGTTTCACAGTCATCACAGAAAACATTCTCCACCACAAGCTCTGGTGAGGATCCATATGCAATCATGGGTCTTTACCAATGCAGGGGAGACCTCACACCAAGCCAGTGTTACACCTGCGTGAGCAAGATCCCAGAAATGAGTGATAAACTTTGTGGTTCAGCTGTTGCTGCCAGGGTTCAGCTGACTGGATGTTACCTAAAGTACGAAGTTGTTGGGTTCAAACAGGTTCCAGGGACTGAGTTTTTGTACAAGGTTTGTGGGTCATCTCGGGCAGGAGGGACTGAGTTTGAGAGCAGGAGAGACGCCGCTTTCAACATGGCGGAAAATGGTGTAAAAAGTGGCGATGGTGGTAGTGGGAGCAGCTTGTTTTACACCGGAACTTATCAGTCTGTTTATGTTTTGGGGCAGTGTGAAGGTGATTTGGCTGCAAGTGATTGTGGGAATTGTGTGAAAACTGCTTTCGAGACTGCTAAAGATGATTGTGGTGACTCAGTTTCAGGACAGGTTTACTTGCACAAGTGTTATATTAGTTATAGCTACTATTCTAATGGTGTTCCAACCATATCCTCACCTTCAG GGGCAGGGACAGGGACAAGGCAACATGCTCAGAGGACAGTGGCAATCGCAGTAGGAGGAGTGGCAGCTTTGGGGTTCATTATCGTTTGTCTCATGTTTCTCAAATCAGTGTTTAAGAAACGGAGGAGTAAATCTTAA
- the LOC108453837 gene encoding pre-mRNA-processing factor 39-1 isoform X3, whose translation MHQEWSRLAVIYTRILENPNHQLDRYFNSFKELAGSRPLSELRTAEEAAAYVSGIASEADGEVLEGEVRPGAAEQTPKPVSAGSTEAVELEKYVAIREELYKKAKEFDSKILGFETAIRRPYFHVRPLNVSELENWHKYLDFVEREGDANKVVKLYERCLIACANYPEYWIRYVLCMEARGRMDLADNALARATRVFVKRQPEIHLFDARFKEQHGDIPGARAAYQLVHSEISPGLLEAIIKHANMESRLGKLDDAFSLYEQAIAIEKGKEHSQTLPMLYAQYSRFSFLVSGNAEKAREILTRALDHVQLSKPFLEALIHFETILPPLRQIDYLESLVDKFLASSLDGSTADKEDLSSIFLEFLGLFGDVQSIKRAEDRHAKLFLPRRPISELRKRQAEDFSSSDKTKLAKSYSGAPSPGQSLLGIYPNAQNQWQAGYGAQPQTWPPTTQSPAQAQAQPWTPGYGQQGAYGACSSYGSNYATQQAPTSVPQSAGYGAYPATYPVQSFPQPTTAMTLTPVQQPAATVPQNYYGSYY comes from the exons ATGCATCAGGAATGGAGTCGCCTTGCTGTTATATATACACGAATATTAGAGAACCCCAATCACCAGCTAGATAGGTATTTCAACAG TTTTAAAGAGCTAGCAGGAAGTAGACCTTTGTCGGAATTAAGAACTGCCGAGGAAGCTGCTGCATATGTATCAGGTATAGCTTCAGAGGCTGATGGGGAAGTACTTGAAGGAGAGGTTCGTCCTGGTGCTGCAGAACAAACTCCTAAGCCTGTAAGTGCTGGCTCAACAGAAGCTGTTGAGTTGGAGAAGTATGTTGCCATTAGAGAAGAGCTGTATAAGAAGGCTAAAGAGTTCGACTCTAAGATTCTTGGTTTTGAAACAGCTATCAGGAGGCCTTACTTTCATGTGCGTCCCCTTAATGTTTCTGAGCTTGAAAATTGGCATAAATACCTGGACTTCGTAGAAAGAGAGGGTGACGCCAATAAG GTGGTCAAATTATATGAAAGGTGCCTAATAGCCTGTGCCAATTATCCTGAATACTGGATACGATATGTTTTATGTATGGAAGCCAGAGGAAGAATGGATCTTGCTGATAATGCACTTGCGCGTGCTACGCGAGTCTTTGTCAAG AGGCAACCAGAGATCCATCTTTTTGATGCTCGATTCAAGGAACAGCATGGGGACATACCTGGTGCTCGAGCTGCATATCAACTTGTTCACAGTGAAATTTCACCTGGTCTTCTTGAGGCAATTATTAAGCATGCAAATATGGAAAGCCGTCTG GGGAAACTTGATGATGCCTTCTCTTTATATGAGCAAGCCATTGCTATTGAAAAAGGAAAGGAGCATTCTCAAACGTTACCAATGTTGTATGCACAGTACTCTAGATTTTCATTCTTG GTTTCTGGAAATGCAGAGAAGGCTAGGGAAATTCTGACTAGGGCACTTGATCATGTCCAACTATCTAAACCATTCCTTGag gCCTTAATACATTTTGAAACAATTTTGCCACCTCTAAGACAGATTGATTATTTAGAATCATTGGTTGACAAGTTTTTGGCCTCGAGTTTGGATGGCAGTACTGCAGACAAGGAAGATCTATCTAGCATATTTTTGGAG TTCTTGGGTCTTTTTGGAGATGTACAGTCTATTAAAAGGGCTGAAGATCGGCATGCTAAGCTCTTTCTACCCCGTAGGCCCATTTCTGAATTAAGAAAACGTCAAGCTGAAGATTTTTCATCTTCAGATAAGACAAAGCTGGCAAAATCCTACTCAGGTGCCCCTTCACCTGGCCAGTCTTTACTTGGTATATATCCAAATGCACAAAACCAGTGGCAAGCTGGTTATGGTGCGCAACCTCAAACTTGGCCACCCACTACACAGTCTCCGGCACAGGCACAGGCACAACCGTGGACCCCTGGCTATGGCCAACAG GGAGCGTATGGTGCTTGTAGTAGTTATGGTAGCAATTATGCTACTCAACAAGCACCCACATCAGTTCCACAAAGTGCCGGTTACGGTGCTTATCCCGCTACATACCCTGTTCAG
- the LOC108453837 gene encoding pre-mRNA-processing factor 39-1 isoform X1: MGDSEAVVTDSSASMDYTSAVYNSTGSGACPPEATGDPNASGAPVDGTYAASGGYLNSAGQKGQICVTNESKPTGGSTDGNAINAGNTAVDATKTAGYSISLNGNIVNEARNTTMVENGNVLDNVGIASNAPEFVGSVPAMSGEEDRLWSIVRANSLDFHAWTALIEETEKVAEDNILKIRKVYDAFLAEFPLCYGYWKKYADHEARIGSMDKVVEVYERAVQGVTYSVDIWVLYCSFAIETYGDPETIRRLFERGLAYVGTDYLSFPLWDKYIEYEYMHQEWSRLAVIYTRILENPNHQLDRYFNSFKELAGSRPLSELRTAEEAAAYVSGIASEADGEVLEGEVRPGAAEQTPKPVSAGSTEAVELEKYVAIREELYKKAKEFDSKILGFETAIRRPYFHVRPLNVSELENWHKYLDFVEREGDANKVVKLYERCLIACANYPEYWIRYVLCMEARGRMDLADNALARATRVFVKRQPEIHLFDARFKEQHGDIPGARAAYQLVHSEISPGLLEAIIKHANMESRLGKLDDAFSLYEQAIAIEKGKEHSQTLPMLYAQYSRFSFLVSGNAEKAREILTRALDHVQLSKPFLEALIHFETILPPLRQIDYLESLVDKFLASSLDGSTADKEDLSSIFLEFLGLFGDVQSIKRAEDRHAKLFLPRRPISELRKRQAEDFSSSDKTKLAKSYSGAPSPGQSLLGIYPNAQNQWQAGYGAQPQTWPPTTQSPAQAQAQPWTPGYGQQGAYGACSSYGSNYATQQAPTSVPQSAGYGAYPATYPVQSFPQPTTAMTLTPVQQPAATVPQNYYGSYY; encoded by the exons ATGGGAGATAGTGAAGCAGTAGTTACTGACTCATCAGCAAGTATGGATTATACATCAGCAGTCTATAATTCTACTGGTTCTGGTGCTTGTCCCCCTGAGGCTACTGGAGATCCAAATGCTTCTGGTGCACCAGTAGATGGAACTTATGCTGCTTCTGGTGGTTACCTGAATTCAGCTGGTCAAAAGGGTCAAATCTGCGTAACGAATGAAAGTAAGCCAACTGGTGGATCAACCGATGGGAATGCTATCAATGCTGGAAACACAGCAGTAGATGCAACTAAAACTGCTGGTTATAGTATTTCATTAAATGGCAATATTGTAAATGAAGCTCGAAATACTACAATGGTTGAGAATGGGAATGTTTTAGATAATGTTGGCATAGCTTCTAATGCACCAGAGTTTGTGGGTTCTG TGCCAGCCATGTCTGGTGAAGAGGATCGTTTGTGGAGTATCGTGAGAGCTAATTCTTTGGATTTTCATGCTTGGACTGCATTGATTGAGGAGACAGAGAAGGTTGCAGAG GACAATATACTGAAGATTCGAAAAGTTTATGATGCTTTCTTGGCTGAGTTTCCTTTGTGTTATGGTTACTGGAAAAAGTATGCGGATCACGAAGCACGCATAGGCTCCATGGACAAAGTTGTGGAGGTTTATGAAAGAGCAGTTCAAGGAGTGACTTATTCTGTGGACATCTGGGTGCTATATTGTTCTTTTGCTATAGAAACATATGGAGATCCGGAAACTATCCGCAG GCTTTTTGAACGAGGATTAGCGTATGTTGGAACTGATTATCTTTCCTTCCCTCTTTGGGATAAGTACATTGAATACGAATACATGCATCAGGAATGGAGTCGCCTTGCTGTTATATATACACGAATATTAGAGAACCCCAATCACCAGCTAGATAGGTATTTCAACAG TTTTAAAGAGCTAGCAGGAAGTAGACCTTTGTCGGAATTAAGAACTGCCGAGGAAGCTGCTGCATATGTATCAGGTATAGCTTCAGAGGCTGATGGGGAAGTACTTGAAGGAGAGGTTCGTCCTGGTGCTGCAGAACAAACTCCTAAGCCTGTAAGTGCTGGCTCAACAGAAGCTGTTGAGTTGGAGAAGTATGTTGCCATTAGAGAAGAGCTGTATAAGAAGGCTAAAGAGTTCGACTCTAAGATTCTTGGTTTTGAAACAGCTATCAGGAGGCCTTACTTTCATGTGCGTCCCCTTAATGTTTCTGAGCTTGAAAATTGGCATAAATACCTGGACTTCGTAGAAAGAGAGGGTGACGCCAATAAG GTGGTCAAATTATATGAAAGGTGCCTAATAGCCTGTGCCAATTATCCTGAATACTGGATACGATATGTTTTATGTATGGAAGCCAGAGGAAGAATGGATCTTGCTGATAATGCACTTGCGCGTGCTACGCGAGTCTTTGTCAAG AGGCAACCAGAGATCCATCTTTTTGATGCTCGATTCAAGGAACAGCATGGGGACATACCTGGTGCTCGAGCTGCATATCAACTTGTTCACAGTGAAATTTCACCTGGTCTTCTTGAGGCAATTATTAAGCATGCAAATATGGAAAGCCGTCTG GGGAAACTTGATGATGCCTTCTCTTTATATGAGCAAGCCATTGCTATTGAAAAAGGAAAGGAGCATTCTCAAACGTTACCAATGTTGTATGCACAGTACTCTAGATTTTCATTCTTG GTTTCTGGAAATGCAGAGAAGGCTAGGGAAATTCTGACTAGGGCACTTGATCATGTCCAACTATCTAAACCATTCCTTGag gCCTTAATACATTTTGAAACAATTTTGCCACCTCTAAGACAGATTGATTATTTAGAATCATTGGTTGACAAGTTTTTGGCCTCGAGTTTGGATGGCAGTACTGCAGACAAGGAAGATCTATCTAGCATATTTTTGGAG TTCTTGGGTCTTTTTGGAGATGTACAGTCTATTAAAAGGGCTGAAGATCGGCATGCTAAGCTCTTTCTACCCCGTAGGCCCATTTCTGAATTAAGAAAACGTCAAGCTGAAGATTTTTCATCTTCAGATAAGACAAAGCTGGCAAAATCCTACTCAGGTGCCCCTTCACCTGGCCAGTCTTTACTTGGTATATATCCAAATGCACAAAACCAGTGGCAAGCTGGTTATGGTGCGCAACCTCAAACTTGGCCACCCACTACACAGTCTCCGGCACAGGCACAGGCACAACCGTGGACCCCTGGCTATGGCCAACAG GGAGCGTATGGTGCTTGTAGTAGTTATGGTAGCAATTATGCTACTCAACAAGCACCCACATCAGTTCCACAAAGTGCCGGTTACGGTGCTTATCCCGCTACATACCCTGTTCAG
- the LOC108453837 gene encoding pre-mRNA-processing factor 39-1 isoform X2, which yields MGDSEAVVTDSSASMDYTSAVYNSTGSGACPPEATGDPNASGAPVDGTYAASGGYLNSAGQKGQICVTNEMPAMSGEEDRLWSIVRANSLDFHAWTALIEETEKVAEDNILKIRKVYDAFLAEFPLCYGYWKKYADHEARIGSMDKVVEVYERAVQGVTYSVDIWVLYCSFAIETYGDPETIRRLFERGLAYVGTDYLSFPLWDKYIEYEYMHQEWSRLAVIYTRILENPNHQLDRYFNSFKELAGSRPLSELRTAEEAAAYVSGIASEADGEVLEGEVRPGAAEQTPKPVSAGSTEAVELEKYVAIREELYKKAKEFDSKILGFETAIRRPYFHVRPLNVSELENWHKYLDFVEREGDANKVVKLYERCLIACANYPEYWIRYVLCMEARGRMDLADNALARATRVFVKRQPEIHLFDARFKEQHGDIPGARAAYQLVHSEISPGLLEAIIKHANMESRLGKLDDAFSLYEQAIAIEKGKEHSQTLPMLYAQYSRFSFLVSGNAEKAREILTRALDHVQLSKPFLEALIHFETILPPLRQIDYLESLVDKFLASSLDGSTADKEDLSSIFLEFLGLFGDVQSIKRAEDRHAKLFLPRRPISELRKRQAEDFSSSDKTKLAKSYSGAPSPGQSLLGIYPNAQNQWQAGYGAQPQTWPPTTQSPAQAQAQPWTPGYGQQGAYGACSSYGSNYATQQAPTSVPQSAGYGAYPATYPVQSFPQPTTAMTLTPVQQPAATVPQNYYGSYY from the exons ATGGGAGATAGTGAAGCAGTAGTTACTGACTCATCAGCAAGTATGGATTATACATCAGCAGTCTATAATTCTACTGGTTCTGGTGCTTGTCCCCCTGAGGCTACTGGAGATCCAAATGCTTCTGGTGCACCAGTAGATGGAACTTATGCTGCTTCTGGTGGTTACCTGAATTCAGCTGGTCAAAAGGGTCAAATCTGCGTAACGAATGAAA TGCCAGCCATGTCTGGTGAAGAGGATCGTTTGTGGAGTATCGTGAGAGCTAATTCTTTGGATTTTCATGCTTGGACTGCATTGATTGAGGAGACAGAGAAGGTTGCAGAG GACAATATACTGAAGATTCGAAAAGTTTATGATGCTTTCTTGGCTGAGTTTCCTTTGTGTTATGGTTACTGGAAAAAGTATGCGGATCACGAAGCACGCATAGGCTCCATGGACAAAGTTGTGGAGGTTTATGAAAGAGCAGTTCAAGGAGTGACTTATTCTGTGGACATCTGGGTGCTATATTGTTCTTTTGCTATAGAAACATATGGAGATCCGGAAACTATCCGCAG GCTTTTTGAACGAGGATTAGCGTATGTTGGAACTGATTATCTTTCCTTCCCTCTTTGGGATAAGTACATTGAATACGAATACATGCATCAGGAATGGAGTCGCCTTGCTGTTATATATACACGAATATTAGAGAACCCCAATCACCAGCTAGATAGGTATTTCAACAG TTTTAAAGAGCTAGCAGGAAGTAGACCTTTGTCGGAATTAAGAACTGCCGAGGAAGCTGCTGCATATGTATCAGGTATAGCTTCAGAGGCTGATGGGGAAGTACTTGAAGGAGAGGTTCGTCCTGGTGCTGCAGAACAAACTCCTAAGCCTGTAAGTGCTGGCTCAACAGAAGCTGTTGAGTTGGAGAAGTATGTTGCCATTAGAGAAGAGCTGTATAAGAAGGCTAAAGAGTTCGACTCTAAGATTCTTGGTTTTGAAACAGCTATCAGGAGGCCTTACTTTCATGTGCGTCCCCTTAATGTTTCTGAGCTTGAAAATTGGCATAAATACCTGGACTTCGTAGAAAGAGAGGGTGACGCCAATAAG GTGGTCAAATTATATGAAAGGTGCCTAATAGCCTGTGCCAATTATCCTGAATACTGGATACGATATGTTTTATGTATGGAAGCCAGAGGAAGAATGGATCTTGCTGATAATGCACTTGCGCGTGCTACGCGAGTCTTTGTCAAG AGGCAACCAGAGATCCATCTTTTTGATGCTCGATTCAAGGAACAGCATGGGGACATACCTGGTGCTCGAGCTGCATATCAACTTGTTCACAGTGAAATTTCACCTGGTCTTCTTGAGGCAATTATTAAGCATGCAAATATGGAAAGCCGTCTG GGGAAACTTGATGATGCCTTCTCTTTATATGAGCAAGCCATTGCTATTGAAAAAGGAAAGGAGCATTCTCAAACGTTACCAATGTTGTATGCACAGTACTCTAGATTTTCATTCTTG GTTTCTGGAAATGCAGAGAAGGCTAGGGAAATTCTGACTAGGGCACTTGATCATGTCCAACTATCTAAACCATTCCTTGag gCCTTAATACATTTTGAAACAATTTTGCCACCTCTAAGACAGATTGATTATTTAGAATCATTGGTTGACAAGTTTTTGGCCTCGAGTTTGGATGGCAGTACTGCAGACAAGGAAGATCTATCTAGCATATTTTTGGAG TTCTTGGGTCTTTTTGGAGATGTACAGTCTATTAAAAGGGCTGAAGATCGGCATGCTAAGCTCTTTCTACCCCGTAGGCCCATTTCTGAATTAAGAAAACGTCAAGCTGAAGATTTTTCATCTTCAGATAAGACAAAGCTGGCAAAATCCTACTCAGGTGCCCCTTCACCTGGCCAGTCTTTACTTGGTATATATCCAAATGCACAAAACCAGTGGCAAGCTGGTTATGGTGCGCAACCTCAAACTTGGCCACCCACTACACAGTCTCCGGCACAGGCACAGGCACAACCGTGGACCCCTGGCTATGGCCAACAG GGAGCGTATGGTGCTTGTAGTAGTTATGGTAGCAATTATGCTACTCAACAAGCACCCACATCAGTTCCACAAAGTGCCGGTTACGGTGCTTATCCCGCTACATACCCTGTTCAG